In the genome of Muntiacus reevesi chromosome 5, mMunRee1.1, whole genome shotgun sequence, one region contains:
- the TSSC4 gene encoding LOW QUALITY PROTEIN: U5 small nuclear ribonucleoprotein TSSC4 (The sequence of the model RefSeq protein was modified relative to this genomic sequence to represent the inferred CDS: inserted 1 base in 1 codon), with amino-acid sequence MAEAGDSEVDVLPPDTVSLSDSDSDLSVLDGAGVDALSPGELPGEASGDSGPDEPRSPPRGLPTEAVQPFHLRGTSATFSQRSHSIFGGLEGAARRAAPAGTPASPGDGGSFRQLLTPSSQPVAGGPGRAAESPAPPRAPPVPDYVTHPERWTRYSLEEVAEASEQSNRAAALAFLGPQNLAAPGDYVPSFNQDPSSCGEGRLVFTKPARASEARPDRRRVPRKAGEPGRSDPGVPGAAGGEGPVELAHLARPGSPEAEEWSGPRGGLQEVGTPAGVAHARSGSSTPLVETVGFHGSRKRSRDHFRSKDXSPEAPGAEV; translated from the exons ATGGCAGAGGCAGGAGACTCGGAGGTCGACGTCCTGCCTCCCGACACTGTCTCCCTCAGCGACTCGGACTCAGACCTCAGTGTGCTGGATGGTGCTGGGGTGGATGCCCTGTCCCCGGGGGAGCTGCCTGGGGAGGCTTCCGGGGATTCGGGCCCCGATGAGCCCCGCTCGccccccaggggcctccccacaGAGGCGGTGCAGCCCTTCCACCTGAGAGGCACGAGCGCCACCTTCTCCCAGCGCAGCCACAGCATCTTCGGCGGTTTGGAGGGGGCCGCCAGGCGGGCTGCGCCCGCTGGGACTCCAGCCAGTCCGGGGGACGGGGGGAGCTTCCGGCAGCTGCTGACACCCTCCAGCCAGCCTGTAGCGGGTGGCCCAGGTAGGGCCGCTGAAAGCCCTGCTCCCCCAAGGGCGCCCCCCGTCCCTGACTACGTGACCCACCCTGAGCGCTGGACCAGGTACAGCCTGGAAGAGGTGGCTGAGGCCAGCGAGCAGAGCAACCGGGCCGCCGCTCTGGCCTTCCTGGGCCCCCAGAACCTGGCCGCCCCCGGCGACTACGTGCCCTCCTTCAATCAGGACCCCTCCAGCTGCGGGGAGGGCCGGCTTGTCTTCACCAAGCCTGCCCGAGCCAGCGAGGCTCGGCCCGACAGGAGGCGGGTCCCGAGGAAGGCAGGGGAGCCGGGCAGGAGCGACCCTGGGGTTCCAGGAGCGGCAGGGGGCGAGGGCCCCGTGGAGCTGGCCCACCTGGCCAGGCCCGGGAGCCCCGAAGCCGAGGAGTGGAGCGGACCCCGAGGGGGCCTGCAGGAGGTGGGTACACCTGCGGGCGTGGCCCACGCCAGGTCTGGGTCCAGCACCCCGTTGGTGGAGACGGTGGGTTTCCACGGCAGCAGGAAGCGGAGCAGGGACCACTTCCGGAGCAAGG ACAGCCCCGAGGCCCCAGGTGCGGAGGTGTGA